Proteins encoded within one genomic window of Phototrophicus methaneseepsis:
- the ftsA gene encoding cell division protein FtsA: MSDIVVGLDIGTHKICTVVGEVRPDDIQILGVGIEPSQGMKKGVVNDVQALVAAISASVHKAEKTSGYQIRRAFVSVAGGHIASLTSRGMTGIAGSRSVNEEDLEKAMDAARAIAIPHNREVLHIVPRSYTLDGQEGVRHPIGMHAFRLEVDAHIITASSTSLANLEQAAEGAGILVDRFILNPLAAGEAVLNPEEREAGVVIIDIGGGTTDIAIFVEGTVWHTAVIPVAGNLITHDITYLLHAPFELAEVVKIQHGHAQRRAVSSLETFLVEPFGEGVPQEFTRKDLAMAIEYRVEEIFELVQKEIKRSGYSGLLRAGAVITGGSVQLPGIQDVAQEILDCPVRIAKPEKLTGMADTLKNPSYSTSIGLLRMGLNLDTVAEPRSNGSSPAPGLDIGSMLGGFLRRLLPDDRDE; encoded by the coding sequence ATGAGCGATATTGTCGTAGGCCTGGATATAGGCACCCATAAGATTTGCACCGTTGTTGGCGAAGTACGCCCGGACGATATTCAGATTCTCGGCGTTGGTATTGAGCCGTCGCAGGGTATGAAGAAGGGGGTTGTCAATGATGTGCAGGCTCTGGTTGCTGCTATTTCCGCAAGTGTCCACAAAGCAGAAAAAACAAGCGGATACCAGATTCGTCGTGCGTTTGTGAGCGTCGCTGGTGGGCATATCGCCTCGTTGACCAGCCGTGGCATGACGGGTATTGCAGGCTCGCGCAGCGTCAATGAAGAAGACCTGGAAAAAGCGATGGACGCGGCTCGTGCGATTGCTATCCCGCATAACCGCGAAGTGCTGCATATCGTGCCGCGCAGTTACACGCTCGATGGGCAGGAGGGGGTGCGCCACCCCATAGGGATGCATGCTTTCCGGCTGGAGGTTGACGCGCATATTATCACGGCATCCTCAACCAGCCTTGCTAATCTTGAGCAAGCCGCAGAAGGTGCGGGCATTCTGGTTGATCGCTTCATCCTGAACCCATTAGCGGCGGGCGAAGCTGTGCTCAACCCGGAAGAGCGCGAAGCGGGCGTCGTCATCATTGATATTGGTGGCGGCACCACAGACATTGCCATTTTCGTAGAAGGCACCGTCTGGCATACAGCAGTGATCCCGGTTGCAGGCAATCTCATCACGCATGACATCACTTATTTGCTGCATGCGCCCTTTGAATTGGCTGAAGTCGTGAAAATTCAGCATGGGCATGCGCAGCGGCGTGCGGTTAGCTCGTTAGAGACCTTCCTTGTCGAGCCTTTTGGCGAAGGCGTTCCCCAGGAATTCACGCGTAAAGACCTTGCCATGGCGATTGAATATCGCGTGGAAGAAATCTTTGAATTGGTGCAAAAAGAGATTAAACGTTCTGGTTACTCTGGGTTGCTGCGCGCTGGCGCGGTGATTACGGGTGGCTCGGTGCAATTGCCGGGGATTCAGGATGTGGCGCAGGAGATACTCGATTGCCCTGTGCGGATTGCCAAGCCGGAAAAGCTAACAGGCATGGCGGATACCCTCAAGAATCCATCTTATAGCACGAGCATCGGGTTGCTGCGAATGGGCCTGAATCTGGATACAGTCGCGGAACCGCGCAGCAATGGCAGCAGTCCGGCCCCTGGCCTGGACATTGGTTCGATGCTCGGTGGCTTTTTGCGCCGCTTGCTGCCCGATGACCGGGACGAGTAA
- a CDS encoding cell division protein FtsQ/DivIB encodes MSSNSRDRRRRTRQAAVVRTDRNRVARGPGEQISPRSQGFSWRLVSLAIVVSLSGLLGLFFSSDAFYIHSIGVGGTRYLTKEEVFAFADIANMHIFWVNPDQVRENVMRSSSVADVDVRLSWPPQMVTITVEEREPVLTWVEDGAPIWLDNNGRVMAQREQRDDLVQVVVVPNASEEGLALDGEIDDDVVFGALQLRELLPDGLTELRYDPVKGLGYTDGGGWDAWFGTGTGMDEKFSIYQTLVQRMVSQGVQPTEINVAIPDYPYVDTIAR; translated from the coding sequence ATGTCCAGTAACAGCCGCGATCGTCGCCGCCGCACACGTCAGGCCGCTGTTGTTCGCACGGATAGAAACCGTGTGGCGCGTGGCCCCGGTGAGCAGATCAGCCCACGAAGCCAGGGCTTTAGCTGGCGGCTTGTGAGCCTCGCGATTGTGGTGAGCCTCTCCGGTTTGCTGGGTTTGTTCTTCTCATCAGATGCATTTTACATTCACAGCATTGGCGTGGGTGGTACGCGCTACCTAACGAAGGAAGAAGTCTTCGCCTTTGCGGATATTGCGAATATGCATATCTTCTGGGTCAACCCGGATCAAGTCCGTGAGAATGTCATGCGGTCGTCTTCTGTGGCTGATGTGGATGTGCGCCTGAGCTGGCCGCCGCAAATGGTGACCATCACTGTTGAAGAGCGTGAGCCTGTGCTGACGTGGGTCGAGGATGGCGCGCCTATCTGGTTGGATAACAATGGCCGGGTAATGGCGCAGCGTGAACAACGTGATGATCTCGTCCAGGTGGTCGTCGTGCCGAATGCCAGTGAAGAAGGGCTGGCATTAGATGGTGAGATTGATGATGATGTCGTGTTTGGGGCGCTACAACTGAGAGAACTACTGCCAGATGGCTTAACGGAACTGCGATACGATCCCGTTAAGGGGCTTGGTTATACCGATGGCGGCGGCTGGGATGCGTGGTTCGGCACTGGCACCGGCATGGATGAGAAGTTCTCGATTTATCAAACCCTGGTACAGCGGATGGTCAGTCAGGGGGTCCAACCGACGGAAATTAACGTCGCGATACCGGATTATCCTTACGTGGATACCATAGCACGCTAG
- the murB gene encoding UDP-N-acetylmuramate dehydrogenase translates to MGAFDALTPRLERNVPLAKYTAARLGGPAELFLLVREPDHAPFLEQVIQAAWDDDIPVRVLGKGSNVLISDQGVQGLVIVNQLASVQQERQGDTYKVVASAGMGLVKLTRYCQQHGIAGIEWAVGVPGTVGGAIVNNAGAHGSDMAASRPVVTVLEYGRGRVIYTPEQMQFAYRSTVLKHCQDRRFLVLDAALTLPAGEQAAIREKMTHFNAYRTRTQPPGASLGSIFKNPPGDYAGRLIEACGLKGAGIGGVQVSPVHANFMVNSAIGTASDYYALIQHVQNTVLSQQGVQLELEIELLGEW, encoded by the coding sequence ATGGGTGCTTTTGATGCCTTAACGCCGAGGTTGGAGCGCAATGTGCCCCTGGCGAAGTATACAGCGGCGCGCCTGGGTGGGCCTGCGGAGTTGTTCTTATTGGTTCGCGAACCAGACCATGCGCCGTTTCTTGAGCAGGTGATCCAGGCTGCATGGGATGATGACATCCCGGTGCGGGTGTTGGGCAAAGGCTCTAATGTGCTCATCAGCGATCAGGGCGTCCAAGGCCTGGTCATTGTCAATCAACTGGCTTCTGTTCAGCAGGAGCGCCAGGGTGATACTTATAAAGTGGTCGCCAGTGCCGGGATGGGGTTGGTGAAGTTGACGCGCTACTGCCAGCAGCATGGCATCGCGGGCATAGAATGGGCCGTTGGCGTGCCGGGGACTGTTGGCGGAGCGATTGTTAATAATGCGGGTGCGCATGGCAGCGATATGGCCGCTAGTCGGCCTGTCGTGACCGTCCTGGAATATGGACGTGGGCGGGTGATCTATACGCCGGAGCAGATGCAGTTCGCCTATCGCTCGACTGTGCTCAAGCACTGCCAGGATCGGCGTTTTTTGGTGCTGGACGCTGCACTCACATTGCCAGCCGGGGAACAGGCCGCCATCAGAGAGAAAATGACGCACTTCAATGCCTATCGCACACGGACCCAACCGCCTGGGGCCAGCCTGGGCAGCATTTTTAAGAATCCACCCGGCGACTATGCAGGTCGTTTGATTGAAGCCTGCGGCCTGAAAGGTGCCGGGATCGGTGGGGTGCAGGTATCGCCTGTACATGCTAACTTCATGGTGAACAGCGCCATTGGTACCGCCAGCGACTATTACGCCCTGATACAGCACGTCCAGAACACAGTGTTGTCTCAACAGGGTGTACAATTAGAGTTGGAAATTGAATTGTTGGGTGAGTGGTGA
- the murC gene encoding UDP-N-acetylmuramate--L-alanine ligase yields MTLLKPGQQIHFIGVGGTGLSAIARVLLQRGYTVTGSDRNQGPLAASLAAEGVTVYIGHDAAYVDGADLVLRSSAVPDDHVEVQAALAQGIPVVKRSDMIAELMAGQQAICISGTHGKTTTTSMTAHILLTAGQDPSYIVGGVLMNTGQNAAAGQGPAFVIEADEYDYMFLGLKPDIAVVNNVEWDHPDFFKSPQQFTAAFERFVSLLSDEGVLVACADDAGSAALARARQHDGLPTITFGIQSADADWSARELAYEGGKLHFTVWRGNELLGSLALSIPGEHNVFNALAALIVADLQGVPFDTAAAALATFKGAGRRFDLRAEVDGIAIVDDYAHHPTAIRKMIDVAHARYPDRDVWAIWQPHTYSRTQELFDDFAKAFVAADHVIVTSIYAAREAPVPGITGEKLVQAMHHDDAYYAATFHDAAQRLIDGVQAPAVVLIMSAGDAPQIGVEYLAYLESQR; encoded by the coding sequence ATGACCCTTCTCAAACCAGGACAACAAATTCACTTTATTGGCGTTGGTGGTACGGGCCTTTCCGCAATTGCGCGTGTCTTGTTGCAACGTGGCTACACTGTTACAGGCTCTGACCGCAATCAGGGGCCTTTAGCGGCGTCGCTCGCCGCGGAGGGTGTGACGGTATACATCGGCCATGATGCAGCTTATGTAGATGGGGCGGACCTGGTGCTGCGTTCATCGGCTGTGCCAGATGATCATGTTGAGGTGCAAGCAGCCTTAGCACAGGGCATCCCGGTTGTGAAGCGCTCCGATATGATTGCTGAATTGATGGCAGGCCAGCAGGCGATTTGCATCTCGGGCACACATGGTAAGACGACGACCACCTCCATGACGGCGCATATCCTCCTTACGGCCGGGCAAGACCCCTCGTATATCGTTGGCGGCGTGCTGATGAATACAGGCCAGAATGCGGCAGCAGGCCAGGGTCCTGCTTTCGTCATCGAAGCGGACGAATACGACTATATGTTCCTGGGGCTGAAACCGGATATTGCCGTTGTCAACAATGTGGAATGGGATCATCCTGATTTTTTCAAATCACCACAGCAATTTACAGCGGCTTTTGAGCGTTTTGTTTCGCTGTTGAGTGATGAGGGTGTGCTTGTCGCTTGTGCCGATGATGCAGGCTCGGCTGCACTGGCACGCGCTCGCCAGCACGACGGGCTGCCAACGATCACTTTTGGTATTCAATCTGCCGATGCAGATTGGTCCGCTCGTGAATTAGCTTATGAGGGCGGGAAGCTGCATTTTACGGTCTGGCGTGGCAACGAGTTGCTGGGTTCTCTCGCATTGAGTATTCCCGGTGAGCATAATGTGTTCAACGCTCTGGCTGCGCTCATCGTGGCGGATCTACAGGGCGTTCCTTTCGATACGGCTGCTGCGGCCCTGGCGACCTTTAAAGGCGCGGGGCGGCGTTTTGACCTGCGCGCTGAGGTCGATGGCATCGCGATTGTGGATGATTATGCGCATCATCCTACGGCTATCCGTAAGATGATTGATGTCGCCCATGCACGCTACCCGGATCGCGATGTCTGGGCGATCTGGCAGCCGCACACATACAGCCGCACCCAGGAATTGTTCGATGATTTTGCGAAAGCATTTGTGGCTGCGGACCATGTAATTGTGACGAGTATTTACGCCGCACGAGAAGCGCCTGTCCCTGGCATTACTGGCGAGAAACTCGTCCAGGCTATGCATCATGATGATGCTTACTATGCTGCAACATTTCACGATGCGGCTCAGCGGCTCATAGATGGCGTACAGGCTCCCGCTGTCGTGCTCATCATGAGTGCAGGCGATGCTCCCCAAATCGGCGTGGAGTACCTGGCCTATTTAGAAAGCCAACGCTAA
- a CDS encoding CvpA family protein — protein sequence MLELSIIVYLMMAYFGYIGTLRGFTKEVISLAGIMLGLFAMFQFDSTIRFELFASLPPDQLFYVQCVIFLVIVFFAYQQRAIVGIQAVRERAGGGRSRDRGRDPLQSRVLGGLIGLLNGYLVGGTLWYFLDINRIGGTGDYPLSPYITAPLANTANAQAVNNLPLYLLTQNDGNLLALAVVFLFILVLILI from the coding sequence ATGTTAGAGCTATCGATTATCGTCTATTTGATGATGGCTTATTTTGGCTACATCGGCACCCTGCGCGGCTTCACAAAAGAGGTGATCTCGCTCGCGGGGATTATGCTGGGCTTGTTTGCTATGTTCCAGTTCGACAGCACCATTCGCTTTGAACTCTTCGCTTCGCTGCCGCCAGACCAGCTATTTTATGTGCAGTGTGTGATCTTCCTGGTGATTGTCTTCTTCGCTTATCAGCAGCGGGCGATTGTGGGCATACAGGCCGTGCGCGAGCGGGCTGGTGGTGGCCGTTCGCGGGATCGTGGCCGTGATCCGTTGCAGTCACGCGTTTTAGGTGGCTTGATTGGCCTCTTAAATGGTTATCTCGTCGGCGGGACGTTGTGGTACTTCCTAGATATTAACCGCATTGGCGGGACGGGCGATTATCCTCTGTCGCCGTATATTACGGCACCGCTGGCGAATACAGCCAATGCCCAGGCCGTCAACAACCTGCCGCTTTATCTGCTCACGCAGAATGATGGGAACTTGTTGGCGCTGGCTGTGGTATTCTTGTTCATCCTGGTGCTAATCCTGATTTAG
- a CDS encoding UDP-N-acetylglucosamine--N-acetylmuramyl-(pentapeptide) pyrophosphoryl-undecaprenol N-acetylglucosamine transferase, with protein MRLLIGAGGTGGHVYPALAVAEVLHKSGDGHELTFIGTRGGGGFEKQLVDAYDVPFAAYGEVFAGPIVGVNPLRAISSMVKMGLGVLQAWQFMGRHKPQAILLTGGWANVPVALAARVRGIPMLVYLPDIEPGSTIRVLSRFAEKVATTVDASAPFFKPGQIVATGYPLRGAFMTATREEGQACFGLDPARKTLLITGGSRGARSINQAVEAILPDLLADGIQVIHITGQLDWDRSQAATADLPDATLYHPLAYSDQMHLAYAASDLAVARAGASTLGELTYYGLPGILVPYPYAWRYQRVNADYLAEHSAAVRLDDEQMADTLLPTIRRLMYDEGTSVQMKAAAKALGSAHGAQNIADLLLEMAQ; from the coding sequence GTGCGACTACTGATTGGGGCTGGGGGAACCGGCGGGCACGTTTATCCCGCACTAGCCGTAGCGGAAGTGCTGCACAAGTCCGGCGACGGTCATGAGCTGACCTTCATCGGCACTCGTGGCGGTGGCGGCTTCGAAAAACAACTGGTTGATGCCTATGACGTCCCCTTCGCAGCCTATGGCGAAGTCTTCGCCGGGCCGATTGTGGGCGTTAATCCATTGCGTGCTATCAGCAGTATGGTGAAGATGGGCCTGGGGGTTTTACAAGCCTGGCAATTTATGGGGCGGCATAAGCCGCAGGCGATCTTACTCACTGGGGGCTGGGCCAATGTGCCCGTTGCCCTGGCGGCGCGTGTGCGTGGCATCCCAATGCTTGTCTATTTGCCGGATATTGAGCCAGGTAGCACAATCCGTGTATTGAGCCGCTTCGCTGAAAAAGTCGCAACTACGGTCGATGCATCCGCGCCATTCTTCAAACCTGGGCAAATTGTGGCGACAGGCTATCCGCTGCGTGGCGCGTTTATGACGGCTACGCGCGAAGAAGGGCAGGCTTGTTTTGGCCTGGACCCGGCCCGCAAGACCCTCCTCATTACAGGGGGGAGCCGGGGCGCGCGCAGCATCAATCAGGCTGTAGAGGCGATTTTGCCCGATCTACTGGCTGATGGTATTCAGGTCATTCACATTACAGGGCAATTGGATTGGGACCGTTCGCAGGCAGCGACGGCTGATCTGCCAGATGCGACGCTTTATCATCCGTTGGCGTATAGTGACCAGATGCACCTTGCTTACGCGGCCTCTGATCTGGCTGTTGCGCGGGCAGGTGCCAGTACATTGGGTGAATTGACGTATTATGGCTTACCAGGCATCCTGGTACCTTATCCGTATGCGTGGCGTTATCAGCGTGTGAACGCGGATTACTTAGCGGAGCATAGCGCGGCGGTGCGGTTGGATGATGAACAAATGGCGGATACCTTATTGCCCACGATACGCCGCCTGATGTACGATGAGGGCACATCCGTACAGATGAAAGCCGCAGCGAAGGCGCTCGGTAGCGCACACGGTGCGCAAAACATCGCGGATTTATTGCTGGAAATGGCCCAATAA